The genomic DNA GCCAAAAATGCCCATTTAATTTCGGGATAATTCAAGAAAAACTCAAAGTATGCATTTGTTCTGGAGATGTTATCAACATTATTTTTACTCGTTTCAATAGTTATCAGCTTTATAAGATCCTGTTCGCTTATTGAACGTTCGGGATTCGTTTGATAAATGCTTTTTGATGTCATCAGCTTCTCCTTTGGGAAATGCTTATGCTATGTTTAGTCTGTGGAGGAATCAAGTTTTTATTCAACCATTGGGTGTGAAGATTTGTTATGATAGGTAGTAGTTTGTGAGGTGGCTTACATGAATTTTCACTATCCGAATGGAAAACGTTATATTCCGAAACAGAATTTTTCCGAAAACATACAGAAAGGAAAAAACGCAACTTATAGCAACCGAGGAATGACGCTCGAAGAAGATCTAAATGAAACAAATAAATATTATCTACATAATAACATTGCTGTCATTCACAAGAAGCCTACGCCAGTGCAAATTGTTCATGTTGATTACCCGAAAAGAAGCGCGGCAGTTATTAAGGAGGCTTATTTTAAACAGCCGTCTACTACCGATTACAACGGTGTTTATAAGGGGAAATATATTGATTTTGAAGCAAAGGAAACCCGATATGAGACTTCCTTTCCTTTAAAAAACTTTCATGAACATCAAATTCAGCATATGAAAAATGTTTTAAACCATGGCGGAATTTGTTTTGTA from Bacillus methanolicus MGA3 includes the following:
- the recU gene encoding Holliday junction resolvase RecU produces the protein MNFHYPNGKRYIPKQNFSENIQKGKNATYSNRGMTLEEDLNETNKYYLHNNIAVIHKKPTPVQIVHVDYPKRSAAVIKEAYFKQPSTTDYNGVYKGKYIDFEAKETRYETSFPLKNFHEHQIQHMKNVLNHGGICFVILRFSSTEEIYFLKAEHLLEFWERMTNGGRKSISKEEIEKFGHYVPIGFRPRIDYIKIIDYVYNLA